One Candidatus Zixiibacteriota bacterium DNA window includes the following coding sequences:
- a CDS encoding VIT1/CCC1 transporter family protein has product MSTAISGELKNKILRAQKDEITEYHIYKKLAARVKGEGDRRTLLKISEEELAHYNFFKRFSNEDISPARFKMIFYYIISRFLGLNFGVRLMERNEGDAQAAYQGLRALDPQVDTIIGEEKHHEEQMLSLIDQAELAYTGSVVLGLSDALVEMIGVLAGLTLALQNIKIVAIAGLITGIAATLSMAGSEYLSTKEEGGRSPFKAALYTGLAYTLAVIFLIAPYFIFNNPYICLGVSVFLAMAIVFKFTYYISVAKNLSFKNRFLEMATISLGVGFLNFFIGLLVRKLLGINI; this is encoded by the coding sequence ATGAGTACTGCTATCAGCGGCGAGCTGAAAAATAAGATTCTCAGGGCGCAGAAAGATGAAATCACCGAATACCATATCTACAAAAAACTGGCCGCCAGAGTCAAAGGCGAGGGAGACCGCCGGACACTCTTAAAAATTTCCGAAGAGGAATTGGCCCACTACAATTTCTTCAAGAGATTCTCGAATGAGGATATCAGTCCCGCTCGTTTCAAAATGATCTTCTATTATATCATCTCCCGCTTCCTGGGGCTCAATTTCGGCGTGCGGCTGATGGAGCGAAACGAGGGTGATGCCCAGGCCGCCTATCAGGGTTTGCGCGCGCTTGACCCGCAGGTCGATACCATTATCGGTGAAGAGAAGCATCATGAGGAACAGATGCTGAGCCTGATCGACCAGGCGGAACTGGCTTACACCGGCTCGGTCGTGCTTGGTTTAAGTGATGCTCTGGTGGAGATGATCGGCGTGCTGGCCGGCCTGACTCTGGCCCTTCAGAACATAAAAATCGTGGCTATTGCCGGGCTGATTACCGGCATTGCCGCCACTCTTTCTATGGCCGGGTCGGAGTATCTTTCGACTAAAGAGGAGGGGGGGCGAAGTCCTTTCAAGGCGGCGCTGTATACCGGATTGGCTTACACCCTGGCGGTGATTTTCCTGATTGCACCCTATTTTATTTTCAATAATCCGTATATTTGTCTGGGTGTGTCAGTATTTCTGGCCATGGCGATCGTATTCAAATTCACCTATTATATTTCGGTGGCCAAGAATTTATCATTCAAAAACCGCTTTCTGGAGATGGCAACTATAAGTCTGGGCGTCGGCTTTTTGAATTTCTTCATCGGCCTGCTGGTGCGCAAGCTGCTGGGGATAAATATTTAG